From one Conexibacter woesei Iso977N genomic stretch:
- a CDS encoding VWA domain-containing protein — protein MTFASPLLLAGLALVPVLLTAYVVRERRARRAARAVVAAPLRAAVLPRRAGWRRHVPIAGGLGAAALLLTALARPQTTVAVPVEQARIVIATDRSGSMEAKDVAPDRLTAARAAAATFLRSVPRTVRVGALTFNQVPTVLAAPTTDHDAVGDAINSIQAAGTTATGDAIASALKMLKTGNGPAAIVLLSDGKSVRGQDVLTVARQAKAAKVPIYTVSLGTASGTITTKTGTSQVPPDTATMRQVASITGGKAYNISDARALSAVYEQLGSKLTTKHQRQDVSSSFAGGALLILVLGGVASVSLTGRLV, from the coding sequence ATGACCTTCGCGTCCCCGCTCCTGCTCGCCGGCCTGGCGCTGGTGCCGGTGCTGCTCACGGCCTACGTCGTGCGCGAGCGCCGTGCACGCCGGGCCGCGCGCGCCGTCGTCGCCGCGCCGCTGCGCGCCGCCGTCCTCCCGCGCCGCGCCGGCTGGCGTCGCCACGTCCCGATCGCCGGCGGCCTCGGCGCCGCCGCGCTGCTGCTGACCGCGCTCGCGCGCCCGCAGACCACCGTCGCCGTCCCGGTCGAGCAGGCGCGGATCGTGATCGCCACCGACCGCTCCGGCTCGATGGAGGCCAAGGACGTCGCCCCGGACCGCCTGACCGCCGCCCGCGCCGCGGCCGCGACGTTCCTGAGGTCGGTCCCGAGGACCGTGCGCGTCGGCGCGCTCACGTTCAACCAGGTGCCGACCGTGCTGGCCGCGCCGACGACCGACCACGACGCGGTCGGCGACGCCATCAACTCGATCCAGGCCGCGGGCACCACCGCGACCGGCGACGCGATCGCCTCCGCGCTGAAGATGCTGAAGACCGGGAACGGCCCGGCGGCGATCGTCCTGCTGTCGGACGGCAAGAGCGTCCGCGGCCAGGACGTCCTGACGGTCGCGCGCCAGGCCAAGGCGGCGAAGGTCCCGATCTACACCGTGTCGCTCGGCACGGCCTCAGGGACGATCACGACCAAGACCGGCACGAGCCAGGTCCCGCCGGACACCGCGACGATGAGGCAGGTCGCCTCGATCACCGGCGGCAAGGCCTACAACATCTCCGACGCCAGGGCGCTGAGCGCGGTCTACGAGCAGCTCGGCTCCAAGCTCACGACCAAGCACCAGAGGCAGGACGTCTCCTCGTCGTTCGCGGGCGGCGCGCTGCTGATCCTGGTCCTCGGCGGCGTCGCGAGCGTGAGCCTGACGGGCCGGCTGGTCTGA
- a CDS encoding response regulator transcription factor, which produces MRVLLAEDHPGVARSVATGLRRHGAAVDVAPDGGRALYLARVHDYDVVVLDRDLPEIHGDEVCRALNAEQPETKVLMLTASRTTDDVVEGLGLGADDYMLKPFRFAELVARVNALARRAGAARPAVLEHGDLRLDPAKRTVTRAGAELDLARKEFGVLHALMAAGGDAVSTEQLLASVWDANVDPFSNIVRMTVMKLRRKLGEPGVIDTVPGVGYRM; this is translated from the coding sequence GTGCGCGTGCTGCTGGCCGAGGACCACCCGGGCGTCGCGAGGTCCGTCGCGACCGGCCTGCGCCGCCACGGCGCGGCGGTCGACGTCGCGCCCGACGGCGGCCGCGCGCTGTACCTCGCGCGCGTGCACGACTACGACGTCGTCGTGCTCGACCGCGACCTCCCCGAGATCCACGGCGACGAGGTCTGCCGCGCGCTCAACGCCGAGCAGCCCGAGACCAAGGTCCTCATGTTGACCGCGTCGCGCACGACCGACGACGTCGTCGAGGGCCTCGGCCTCGGCGCCGACGACTACATGTTGAAGCCGTTCCGCTTCGCCGAGCTGGTCGCGCGCGTCAACGCGCTCGCCCGCCGCGCCGGCGCCGCGCGCCCCGCGGTCCTGGAGCACGGCGACCTGCGCCTGGACCCGGCGAAGCGCACGGTCACCCGCGCGGGCGCCGAGCTGGACCTCGCGCGCAAGGAGTTCGGCGTCCTGCACGCGCTGATGGCCGCGGGCGGCGACGCCGTCAGCACCGAGCAGCTGCTCGCGTCGGTCTGGGACGCCAACGTCGACCCGTTCTCCAACATCGTCCGGATGACCGTGATGAAGCTGCGCCGCAAGCTCGGCGAGCCCGGCGTCATCGACACGGTCCCGGGTGTCGGGTACCGGATGTGA
- a CDS encoding sensor histidine kinase, giving the protein MTTVRLRLTLFYAGLLATASGLILLASYLLVRAHLHRTLAAVDADRAVSALGSQYLLSLLAVVLLAAGGGWLVSGEVLGPLERAIAKQRRFVANASHELRTPMTAIRTAAEVALDDPEPTVESLREVLAETVAATEDTDRLMSALLTLAGATDGPRADQDVELHAVVARALPRGARIDADLRPTVVRGDPALLQRAAANLIDNALRHGRPGAPVRVAVRDGALTVANAGAPIAPDDLARMAEPFERLRRGTSPGTGLGLSIVRTIAEAHGGRLRLESPPAGGLVARLEVAAR; this is encoded by the coding sequence GTGACCACCGTCCGCCTGCGGCTGACGCTGTTCTACGCCGGGCTGCTGGCGACGGCGTCCGGCCTGATCCTGCTCGCCTCCTACCTGCTCGTCCGCGCGCACCTGCACCGGACGCTCGCGGCCGTCGACGCCGATCGGGCGGTCTCAGCGCTCGGATCCCAGTACCTGTTGTCCCTGCTCGCCGTCGTCCTCCTGGCGGCCGGCGGCGGCTGGCTGGTCTCCGGCGAGGTGCTGGGCCCGCTGGAGCGCGCGATCGCCAAGCAGCGGCGGTTCGTCGCCAACGCCTCGCACGAGCTGCGCACGCCGATGACGGCGATCCGGACCGCGGCCGAGGTCGCGCTCGACGACCCCGAGCCGACCGTCGAGTCGCTGCGCGAGGTGCTCGCTGAGACCGTCGCGGCGACCGAGGACACCGACCGCCTGATGAGCGCGCTGCTCACGCTCGCGGGCGCGACCGACGGGCCGCGCGCCGACCAGGACGTCGAGCTGCACGCGGTCGTCGCGCGGGCGCTCCCGCGCGGCGCGCGGATCGACGCCGACCTGCGGCCGACCGTCGTGCGCGGCGACCCCGCGCTGCTGCAGCGCGCCGCGGCCAACCTGATCGACAACGCGCTGCGCCACGGGCGCCCGGGCGCGCCGGTCCGCGTCGCGGTGCGCGACGGCGCGCTGACCGTCGCCAACGCGGGCGCGCCGATCGCGCCCGACGACCTCGCCCGGATGGCCGAGCCGTTCGAGCGCCTGCGCCGCGGCACGAGCCCCGGCACCGGGCTGGGGCTGTCGATCGTCCGGACGATCGCCGAGGCCCACGGCGGCCGCCTGCGCCTGGAGTCGCCGCCGGCCGGCGGGCTCGTCGCGCGCCTCGAAGTCGCCGCGAGGTGA
- a CDS encoding AAA family ATPase — translation MIDDTQLFPAPGADPDPDAEARHALSAVLHQAKRVVVGQDAMLERVLVALLAGGHVLLEGVPGLAKTLTVRTLAQALGGSFSRVQFTPDLVPADVIGTRIWQPDRGAFRTELGPVFANLLLADEINRAPAKVQSALLEVMQEHQVTIGGEAFAVPQPFLVLATQNPIESEGTYQLPEAQVDRFLFKLVVDYPALDDEIEVARGVTSPSEVARVLTMEQLAAYRERAREVVVSREVARYAVSLVDATRHPERYGLDDVVGLIAFGGSPRASIGLVQSAQALALLRDRTYATFEDVADLARDVLRHRLVLSYDALADGVTPDALLERVLDAVAVPHAAGHLVEVA, via the coding sequence ATGATCGACGACACCCAGCTGTTCCCGGCGCCCGGCGCCGACCCCGATCCGGACGCCGAGGCGCGGCACGCGCTGTCCGCGGTCCTGCACCAGGCCAAGCGCGTCGTCGTCGGCCAGGACGCGATGCTCGAGCGCGTGCTCGTCGCGCTGCTGGCCGGCGGCCACGTCCTGCTCGAGGGCGTGCCCGGCCTGGCTAAGACGCTGACGGTCCGGACGCTCGCCCAGGCGCTCGGCGGCTCGTTCTCGCGCGTGCAGTTCACCCCGGACCTGGTCCCGGCCGACGTGATCGGCACGCGGATCTGGCAGCCCGACCGCGGCGCGTTCCGGACCGAGCTGGGCCCGGTCTTCGCCAACCTGTTGCTCGCCGACGAGATCAACCGCGCGCCCGCGAAGGTGCAGTCGGCGTTGTTGGAGGTCATGCAGGAGCACCAGGTCACGATCGGTGGGGAGGCCTTCGCGGTCCCGCAGCCGTTCCTGGTCCTGGCCACCCAGAACCCGATCGAGTCCGAGGGCACCTACCAGCTGCCCGAGGCCCAGGTCGACCGCTTCCTGTTCAAGTTGGTGGTGGACTACCCGGCGCTCGACGACGAGATCGAGGTCGCGCGCGGCGTGACGTCGCCGTCGGAGGTCGCGCGGGTGCTGACGATGGAGCAGCTCGCCGCCTACCGCGAGCGCGCCCGCGAGGTCGTCGTCTCGCGCGAGGTCGCGCGCTACGCGGTGTCGCTGGTCGACGCCACGCGCCACCCCGAGCGCTACGGCCTTGATGATGTGGTTGGGTTGATCGCCTTCGGCGGCTCGCCGCGCGCGTCGATCGGCCTCGTGCAGTCCGCGCAGGCGCTGGCGCTGCTGCGCGACCGCACCTACGCGACGTTCGAGGACGTCGCCGACCTCGCGCGCGACGTGCTGCGCCACCGGCTCGTGCTGTCCTACGACGCGCTCGCCGACGGCGTCACGCCCGACGCGCTGCTCGAGCGCGTGCTCGACGCGGTCGCCGTGCCGCACGCCGCCGGGCACCTGGTCGAGGTGGCCTGA
- a CDS encoding DUF58 domain-containing protein codes for MLSPSPARQGPGPIPPDTLRRLGLTLRRRVAGRLPGGHPTRGTAADGTELSQLQPYVPGDDVRRIDPSASARTGEPHVRRLVPERAVTTWVVADVSPSMAFGTVGRLKSDVAEGVVDVVARLAVQHGGNVGLALGGARLLPPASGRVALAAVRGAIGAGVVADGNDGGGLGVALERVARLARMAGSVVVVSDFRDDDWAGPFRQIAARHSVVAVEVHDPLEAELPDAGLLVFSDPETGEVVELDTSDPGVRAALAQAEAERRAGVAAVLRRAGAQHVALGTGDDWLRELGRVLR; via the coding sequence ATGCTCTCGCCCTCGCCGGCCCGCCAGGGCCCGGGGCCGATCCCGCCGGACACGCTGCGCCGCCTCGGGCTGACGCTGCGTAGGCGCGTCGCCGGGCGGCTGCCGGGCGGGCATCCGACCCGCGGCACGGCCGCCGACGGCACCGAGCTCTCGCAGCTGCAGCCCTACGTGCCGGGCGACGACGTCCGGCGCATCGACCCGAGCGCCAGCGCCCGGACCGGCGAGCCGCACGTGCGGCGGCTGGTCCCGGAGCGCGCGGTGACGACGTGGGTGGTCGCCGACGTCTCGCCGTCGATGGCGTTCGGGACGGTCGGGCGGTTGAAGAGCGACGTCGCCGAGGGCGTTGTCGATGTGGTCGCTCGACTCGCGGTGCAGCACGGCGGCAACGTCGGGCTGGCGCTCGGCGGCGCGCGGCTGCTGCCGCCCGCGTCGGGGCGCGTCGCGCTGGCGGCGGTCCGCGGCGCGATCGGCGCGGGCGTGGTCGCCGACGGCAACGACGGCGGCGGGCTGGGCGTCGCGCTGGAGCGCGTCGCGCGGCTGGCCCGGATGGCCGGGTCGGTGGTCGTCGTCAGCGACTTCCGCGATGACGATTGGGCCGGCCCGTTCCGGCAGATCGCGGCGCGGCACTCGGTCGTGGCCGTCGAGGTCCATGACCCGCTGGAGGCCGAGCTGCCGGACGCCGGGTTGTTGGTGTTCTCGGATCCGGAGACGGGCGAAGTTGTAGAGCTTGATACGAGCGATCCCGGTGTCCGGGCGGCGCTGGCGCAGGCCGAGGCCGAGCGCCGCGCGGGCGTGGCGGCGGTGCTGCGGCGCGCGGGCGCCCAACATGTCGCGCTGGGCACCGGCGACGACTGGCTGCGCGAGCTGGGGCGGGTGCTGCGGTGA
- a CDS encoding VWA domain-containing protein has product MSFAEPTHLLALLALPLLLVVSVAARARRRRFAVRHPAAAAMRALAPRSARWRRVVPATLLGASTIALAAGFAKPQRTVHVPVEKASVVLVTDESGSMQADDVSPTRLQAAQGAARSFLSDAPKSLLIGFAGFSSSVETNVAPTTDRAAVTSAIGALSAEGGTATGDALSAALDQLAARKGTDGRTAPAAIVLLSDGARTAGSDPLEAAARAKRLGIPIYTVALGTQSGTLSLPDGQTLDVPPDPQTLAQIASTSGGRTYAVDDADTLSGIYRSLGSKLGTKAEQREVTIAFVGGGLLLLLGGLGTSVGTRGRLAL; this is encoded by the coding sequence GTGAGCTTCGCGGAACCCACGCACCTGCTGGCGCTGCTGGCGCTGCCGCTGTTGTTGGTGGTGTCGGTCGCCGCCCGTGCGCGGCGGCGGCGCTTCGCGGTCCGCCATCCGGCGGCCGCGGCGATGCGGGCGCTCGCGCCGCGCAGCGCCCGCTGGCGCCGCGTCGTCCCGGCGACGCTGTTGGGCGCCAGCACGATCGCGCTCGCGGCCGGGTTCGCCAAGCCGCAGCGCACGGTGCACGTGCCGGTCGAGAAGGCGTCGGTCGTGCTCGTCACCGACGAGTCCGGGTCGATGCAGGCCGACGACGTCTCACCGACGCGGCTGCAGGCGGCGCAGGGCGCGGCGAGGTCGTTCCTGAGCGATGCGCCCAAGTCGCTGCTGATCGGCTTCGCCGGGTTCTCGTCGAGCGTCGAGACCAACGTCGCGCCGACGACCGACCGCGCCGCGGTGACGAGCGCGATCGGCGCGCTCAGCGCCGAGGGCGGGACCGCGACCGGCGACGCGCTCAGCGCCGCGCTGGACCAGCTCGCCGCGCGCAAGGGCACCGACGGCAGGACCGCACCCGCGGCGATCGTGCTGCTCAGCGACGGCGCGCGCACCGCGGGCTCCGACCCGCTGGAGGCCGCGGCGCGCGCGAAGAGGCTCGGGATCCCGATCTACACGGTGGCGCTCGGCACGCAGTCCGGGACGCTGTCGTTGCCCGACGGCCAGACGCTCGACGTGCCGCCGGACCCGCAGACGCTCGCGCAGATCGCCTCGACGTCGGGCGGGAGGACGTACGCGGTCGACGACGCCGACACGCTGTCGGGGATCTACCGGTCGCTCGGGTCCAAGCTCGGCACGAAGGCCGAGCAGCGCGAGGTCACGATCGCGTTCGTCGGCGGCGGGTTGTTGTTGCTGTTGGGCGGGCTCGGGACGAGCGTCGGGACGCGCGGGCGGTTGGCGCTGTGA
- a CDS encoding MFS transporter → MTPLPLPNDQPGAQPQRAGRREWIGVAALALPCMLVVMDLSVLFLAVPSLSADLHPTPTQLLWITDVYGFLIAGALIAMGALGDRIGRRKVLVWGSAAFGAASVLAALSTSPEMLIAARGLQGIAGATLIPSTMSLLFAMFPHEEDRMKALGLISAGFTSGAALGPILGGVLLDVSTWHAVFLINVPAMLAVLWFVPRYVPEFANPAAPRVDLPSAGMLMLAVLPATYGIKRFARGTGGAADAALIAFGVAVLVVLLARQRRIANPLINLSLFRIRRFSAPLAGMCVTTFVMFGTFFFVAQYFQIVLNLDPLPAALWGLPGIVTMTLGTMVVVPKLATRYRPGPLMASGAALMAVGLAALSMVDADTPPALVALVVAVFQFGVAPLVTLGNNLILGAAPPEATGQASGTSQTLNELGGALGIAVLGSIGTAHLPADLRDATDAAFTHGMSVVALLGAALMLGVAALLTFAFRERAADEAAAPGEVQERVAEPVAA, encoded by the coding sequence ATGACCCCTCTCCCCCTCCCCAACGACCAGCCCGGCGCGCAGCCCCAGCGCGCCGGGCGCCGCGAGTGGATCGGCGTCGCCGCCCTCGCCCTGCCCTGCATGCTCGTGGTGATGGACCTGAGCGTGCTGTTCCTGGCCGTGCCGTCGCTGTCGGCCGACCTGCACCCGACCCCCACGCAGCTGCTCTGGATCACCGACGTCTACGGGTTCCTGATCGCTGGGGCGTTGATCGCCATGGGCGCGCTCGGTGACCGCATCGGCCGCCGCAAGGTGCTGGTGTGGGGGTCGGCCGCGTTCGGCGCGGCCTCGGTCCTCGCCGCGCTGTCGACGTCGCCGGAGATGCTGATCGCCGCCCGCGGCCTGCAGGGCATCGCCGGCGCGACGCTGATCCCGTCGACCATGTCCCTGCTCTTCGCGATGTTCCCCCACGAGGAGGACCGCATGAAGGCGCTCGGGCTGATCTCGGCCGGCTTCACCAGCGGCGCGGCGCTCGGGCCGATCCTCGGCGGCGTGCTGCTCGACGTCTCGACCTGGCACGCCGTGTTCCTCATCAACGTGCCCGCGATGCTGGCGGTGCTGTGGTTCGTCCCCCGCTACGTGCCCGAGTTCGCCAACCCGGCCGCGCCGCGCGTCGACCTGCCCAGCGCCGGGATGCTGATGCTCGCGGTGCTCCCGGCGACCTACGGGATCAAGCGCTTCGCCCGCGGGACCGGCGGCGCGGCCGACGCCGCGCTGATCGCGTTCGGCGTCGCCGTGCTCGTCGTCCTGCTGGCGCGCCAGAGGAGGATCGCCAACCCGCTGATCAACCTGTCGCTGTTCCGGATCCGCCGCTTCAGCGCGCCGCTGGCCGGGATGTGCGTGACGACGTTCGTGATGTTCGGGACGTTCTTCTTCGTCGCCCAGTACTTCCAGATCGTGCTGAACCTGGACCCGCTGCCGGCCGCGCTCTGGGGTCTGCCCGGGATCGTGACGATGACGCTCGGGACGATGGTCGTCGTGCCGAAGCTCGCGACCAGGTACCGCCCCGGGCCGCTGATGGCGAGCGGCGCCGCGCTGATGGCCGTCGGCCTGGCCGCGCTGTCGATGGTCGACGCCGACACGCCGCCCGCGCTCGTCGCGCTCGTGGTCGCGGTCTTCCAGTTCGGCGTCGCCCCGCTGGTGACGCTGGGCAACAACCTCATCCTGGGCGCCGCGCCGCCGGAGGCGACCGGCCAGGCGTCGGGCACGAGCCAGACGCTCAACGAGCTCGGCGGCGCGCTGGGCATCGCGGTGCTCGGCAGCATCGGCACCGCGCACCTCCCGGCCGACCTGCGCGACGCGACCGACGCGGCGTTCACCCACGGCATGTCGGTCGTCGCGCTGCTCGGCGCGGCGCTGATGCTCGGCGTCGCCGCGCTGCTGACCTTCGCGTTCCGCGAACGCGCGGCGGACGAGGCGGCGGCGCCCGGCGAGGTGCAGGAGCGCGTCGCCGAGCCGGTGGCGGCGTGA
- a CDS encoding sensor histidine kinase yields MDERIPTLAGRAVLCVSALLAVVEVGRVGLSGSATDIAVAIAAAAVFMPLHLWHLSYGVRGERPPHSGATLAVIAAVNLAALLIIGVSWAFMLAVVATSALIVLRPPWSLAALAACIAAAGGVVWADPDAHLRWSSTASYLMYSVLFRAVIQFAVVWLVAAVHQLAASRTALAADAVLEERAQLQREVRASLERHIVALRDAGRRARAALGAPGVAEPLLALDGVLTQANDALHDLRVIVAETGSAARSEDPAAVALVRTARARRSPIGRGLATRQAWRTLISVHAVVLLFLLLMCVGAFGFNRAHHWPLAIVAWVGVTALTLSSSLAVVQGRAPSHPLVRVAAAVALAFGLIGIFGVAWETSVWVVPITAMACLRGPVRIAVVVLAPAAMLTYDTLWWLSVADPSTYALCWNAAYWVVISTLVIAGVCASVRLVPIVAELDAARDALAAGAVRTERRRLSRDLHDVVGQSLTAIALKGDLARRLIEADRDRAGAVREITELEAVASSLADEVAAVARDDREVAFATEAGAAIDLLRLAGIAVDAKLDVDGLGAETSAALGFAMREGATNILRHADARVCTIAATRGADGVVRLELVNDGAVVRSGAGTGLQSLADRLAELDGLAAGGPIGGGRFRLRVEVPA; encoded by the coding sequence GTGGACGAGCGGATCCCCACCCTGGCCGGGCGCGCGGTGCTCTGCGTCAGCGCGCTGCTGGCGGTGGTCGAGGTCGGCCGCGTCGGGCTGTCCGGTTCGGCGACCGACATCGCGGTCGCGATCGCCGCGGCCGCCGTGTTCATGCCGCTGCACCTGTGGCACCTCAGCTACGGCGTGCGCGGCGAGCGGCCGCCGCACTCGGGCGCGACGCTCGCGGTGATCGCAGCCGTCAACCTCGCTGCGCTGCTGATCATCGGCGTGTCGTGGGCGTTCATGCTCGCGGTCGTCGCGACCTCGGCGCTGATCGTCCTGCGCCCGCCGTGGTCGCTGGCCGCGCTGGCCGCGTGCATCGCGGCGGCGGGCGGGGTCGTGTGGGCCGATCCGGACGCGCACCTGAGGTGGTCGAGCACGGCGAGCTACCTGATGTACTCGGTCCTGTTCCGGGCGGTGATCCAGTTCGCGGTCGTCTGGCTCGTCGCGGCCGTGCACCAGCTCGCGGCGTCGCGCACCGCGCTGGCCGCCGACGCGGTGCTGGAGGAGCGCGCGCAGCTGCAGCGCGAGGTGCGCGCGTCGCTGGAGCGCCACATCGTCGCGCTGCGCGATGCGGGCCGCAGGGCGCGCGCCGCGCTCGGCGCGCCGGGCGTGGCCGAGCCGCTGCTCGCGCTCGACGGCGTGCTGACGCAGGCCAACGACGCGCTGCACGACCTGCGCGTGATCGTGGCCGAGACCGGCTCCGCGGCGCGGTCCGAGGACCCCGCGGCGGTCGCGCTGGTGCGGACGGCGCGGGCGCGCCGCAGCCCGATCGGGCGCGGGCTGGCGACCCGGCAGGCGTGGCGGACGCTGATCAGCGTGCACGCGGTCGTCCTGCTGTTCCTCCTGCTGATGTGCGTGGGCGCGTTCGGCTTCAACCGCGCGCATCACTGGCCGCTGGCGATCGTCGCGTGGGTGGGTGTGACCGCGCTGACGCTGTCGAGCTCGCTGGCCGTCGTGCAGGGGCGGGCGCCGTCGCACCCGCTCGTGCGGGTCGCCGCGGCGGTGGCGCTGGCGTTCGGGCTGATCGGGATCTTCGGGGTCGCGTGGGAGACGTCGGTGTGGGTCGTCCCGATCACCGCGATGGCGTGCCTGCGCGGACCCGTGCGGATCGCCGTGGTCGTGCTCGCACCGGCCGCGATGCTGACCTACGACACGCTGTGGTGGCTGAGCGTGGCGGACCCGAGCACGTACGCGCTGTGCTGGAACGCCGCGTACTGGGTGGTCATCTCGACGCTCGTGATCGCGGGCGTGTGCGCGTCGGTCCGGCTGGTCCCGATCGTCGCCGAGCTGGACGCCGCGCGCGACGCGCTGGCCGCGGGCGCGGTCCGGACCGAGCGGCGGCGGCTGTCGCGCGACCTTCATGATGTGGTCGGTCAGAGCCTGACGGCGATCGCGCTCAAGGGCGACCTCGCGCGGCGGCTGATCGAGGCCGACCGCGACCGCGCGGGCGCGGTGCGCGAGATCACCGAGCTGGAGGCGGTCGCCAGCTCGCTGGCCGACGAGGTCGCGGCGGTCGCGCGCGACGACCGCGAGGTCGCGTTCGCCACCGAGGCGGGCGCGGCGATCGACCTGCTGCGGCTGGCGGGGATCGCCGTGGACGCGAAGCTGGACGTCGATGGCCTTGGTGCCGAGACGAGCGCGGCGCTCGGGTTCGCGATGCGCGAGGGCGCGACGAACATCCTGCGCCACGCCGACGCGCGCGTCTGCACGATCGCCGCGACGCGCGGTGCGGACGGCGTCGTCCGGCTGGAGCTCGTCAACGACGGCGCGGTCGTGCGCAGCGGTGCCGGAACCGGGCTGCAGAGCCTCGCCGACCGGCTGGCCGAGCTCGACGGGCTGGCCGCGGGCGGGCCGATCGGGGGCGGGCGCTTCCGGCTGCGCGTGGAGGTGCCGGCGTGA
- a CDS encoding response regulator transcription factor encodes MIRILLAEDQHLIRGALLALIGLEADMEVVADVDNGDDIVPTALRLLPDVAVLDIELPGTDGLTAAATLRQELPETKVLILTGLGHPGHLVRALEAQVGGFMRKNAPSEELADALRRVAKGQRFLDPTLVETALRVGDNPLTEREAEVLRAAAEGGTTTDIGAALFLSPATVRNYLSNAISKLDARNRIDAIRIARQSGWI; translated from the coding sequence GTGATCCGGATCCTCCTGGCCGAGGACCAGCACTTGATCCGCGGCGCGCTGCTGGCGCTGATCGGGCTGGAGGCCGACATGGAGGTCGTCGCCGACGTCGACAACGGCGACGACATCGTCCCGACCGCGCTGCGGCTGCTGCCCGACGTCGCCGTGCTCGACATCGAGCTGCCGGGGACCGACGGGCTGACCGCCGCGGCGACGCTGCGCCAGGAGCTGCCCGAGACGAAGGTGCTGATCCTGACCGGGCTCGGCCATCCGGGCCATCTGGTCCGGGCGCTGGAGGCGCAGGTCGGCGGGTTCATGCGCAAGAACGCGCCGTCCGAGGAGCTGGCCGACGCGCTGCGCCGGGTCGCCAAGGGCCAGCGGTTCCTGGACCCGACGCTGGTCGAGACCGCGCTGCGCGTCGGCGACAACCCGCTGACCGAGCGCGAGGCCGAGGTGCTGCGCGCGGCGGCCGAGGGCGGCACGACGACCGACATCGGCGCCGCGCTGTTCCTGTCGCCCGCGACCGTGCGCAACTACCTGTCCAACGCGATCTCCAAGCTCGACGCGCGCAACCGGATCGACGCGATCCGGATCGCGCGGCAGTCGGGCTGGATCTAG
- a CDS encoding dihydrofolate reductase family protein, which produces MTKVTAQMSVSLDGCYTGPRDPSNPNDMSTWMRGPEAPGFFRVTRWVVDAMAWRERLGAAGGERSVNDEIVAETFAAAGAYVMGRRMFDAGEVPWGDEPPFRAPVFVVTHRHRDVLERAGGTSFTFVTEGFARAIELAKAAAGDKDVQIAGGGELVRQVLAAGLLDQLELHVAPVLLGDGQRLFDPSLGLRADEGIELVPTRVVEDPAVTHIRYDVTGHAQLVLDDRGASGELVSPQD; this is translated from the coding sequence ATGACCAAGGTGACGGCACAGATGTCGGTGTCCCTCGACGGCTGCTACACAGGGCCGCGGGACCCGAGCAACCCCAACGACATGAGCACGTGGATGAGAGGCCCGGAGGCGCCCGGGTTCTTCCGCGTCACGCGCTGGGTCGTCGACGCGATGGCGTGGCGCGAGCGGCTCGGCGCCGCGGGCGGCGAGCGATCGGTCAACGACGAGATCGTCGCCGAGACGTTCGCCGCCGCGGGCGCGTACGTGATGGGGCGGCGGATGTTCGACGCGGGCGAGGTGCCGTGGGGCGACGAGCCGCCGTTCCGCGCGCCGGTGTTCGTCGTCACGCACCGCCACCGGGACGTCCTGGAGCGCGCGGGCGGGACGTCGTTCACGTTCGTCACCGAGGGGTTCGCCCGCGCCATCGAGCTGGCCAAGGCCGCGGCCGGGGACAAGGACGTGCAGATCGCCGGCGGCGGCGAGCTCGTCCGCCAGGTGCTCGCCGCGGGCCTGCTCGACCAGCTCGAGCTGCACGTCGCCCCCGTGCTGCTCGGCGACGGCCAGCGCCTGTTCGACCCGAGCCTCGGCCTCCGCGCCGACGAGGGCATCGAGCTGGTCCCGACGCGCGTGGTCGAGGACCCCGCGGTCACCCACATCCGCTACGACGTCACCGGCCACGCGCAGCTCGTGCTCGACGACCGCGGCGCCAGCGGCGAGCTTGTCAGCCCCCAGGACTAG